A stretch of the Actinoalloteichus fjordicus genome encodes the following:
- a CDS encoding ion transporter: MTNRDRVRAVVDSPWFTRFIVGVIVVNAIGLGLETSPSLMAGYGTLIHTIDMIALGIFVVELTARLYAYRLDFFRDPWNWFDIVVVSIALVPATEGFAVLRALRIMRALRLISQVPSMRRVVGALLSAIPGLLSILALLLLVLYTGAVVGVQLFRDAAPEHFGDLGSSLFTLFEVMTLEGWQDIADPVMAVHPAAWVFFVGYIVVTSFIVLNLLLAVLVSTMEVQLSAERWKEDQDIEAAQHNLVMAELRILRTQLAELRGVQPGTSNGSTSGGVESTGTTPDGNGRPTAAAPKAAAPTKKGRRRRSPRRRL; this comes from the coding sequence GTGACCAATCGAGACCGTGTCCGTGCCGTCGTCGACTCCCCGTGGTTCACCAGATTCATCGTCGGGGTCATCGTGGTCAACGCGATCGGCCTCGGACTGGAGACTTCGCCGAGCCTGATGGCCGGGTACGGGACGCTGATCCACACCATCGACATGATCGCGCTCGGCATCTTCGTCGTCGAGCTGACCGCTCGGCTCTACGCCTACCGTCTCGACTTCTTCCGCGACCCGTGGAACTGGTTCGACATCGTGGTGGTCAGTATCGCGCTGGTACCCGCCACCGAAGGTTTCGCCGTACTGCGCGCCCTGCGCATCATGCGGGCGTTGCGACTGATCTCCCAGGTCCCCAGCATGCGTCGCGTCGTCGGCGCGTTATTGAGCGCGATCCCAGGGCTGCTGTCGATCCTCGCGCTGTTACTGCTCGTGCTCTACACCGGCGCCGTCGTCGGCGTCCAGCTCTTCCGAGACGCCGCCCCGGAGCACTTCGGCGACCTCGGCAGCTCGCTCTTCACGCTGTTCGAGGTGATGACCCTGGAGGGGTGGCAGGACATCGCCGACCCGGTGATGGCGGTCCATCCGGCGGCCTGGGTCTTCTTCGTCGGTTACATCGTGGTGACCTCGTTCATCGTGCTGAACCTGCTGCTGGCAGTGCTGGTGAGCACGATGGAGGTCCAGCTCTCCGCAGAGCGCTGGAAGGAAGACCAGGACATCGAGGCCGCACAGCACAACCTGGTGATGGCCGAACTTCGAATCCTGCGTACGCAGCTGGCCGAGCTTCGCGGCGTGCAGCCCGGCACCTCCAACGGCTCGACATCGGGGGGCGTCGAGTCGACGGGCACGACGCCCGACGGCAACGGCCGACCGACGGCGGCGGCACCGAAGGCGGCGGCACCGACGAAGAAGGGCAGGCGGCGCCGGTCGCCCCGGCGCAGGCTCTGA